In Sulfurovum xiamenensis, a genomic segment contains:
- a CDS encoding glycosyltransferase family 4 protein — protein sequence MNICLICNEYPPYKCGGIGTFTYELATALTKNGHHVVVVGIYRDVDEDIEIEGVRVIRLKSWQGKIAFFTNSLRLGYKIKNLIQEEDLDIVESIDFEGISAFWPVLTIPIIIRLHGSVIYFAKEMKTRVSKITYLIEKRALQKSDYICSVSDYTAQKTKQIFKLDKEITTIYNGLKIPDENRCKRDFTKNYLVSFSGSLMRKKGVLSLAKAWNLVKEKIPEARLKFIGKDTLEDGIFIKEKIYSLVDKQYHDSLEFTGHVSKESLEALLVESDLAVYPSISESFGLAPLEAMALKLPVIFSEKSAGLELKAKLPNLILVDPLNETGIATNILKLLNSDSLESIGALCRQEVNDNFNVEKLLSENIKFYESCINEFK from the coding sequence ATGAATATTTGTTTAATATGTAATGAATATCCTCCCTATAAATGTGGAGGTATAGGTACCTTTACTTATGAATTAGCTACAGCATTAACAAAAAATGGACATCATGTAGTAGTAGTAGGAATCTATCGTGATGTCGATGAAGATATTGAGATAGAAGGTGTTCGGGTTATAAGACTAAAATCATGGCAAGGTAAAATAGCATTTTTTACTAATAGTCTTAGATTAGGGTATAAAATAAAAAACTTGATACAAGAAGAGGATCTCGATATTGTTGAGTCTATCGATTTTGAAGGTATCTCAGCATTTTGGCCAGTGTTAACTATACCTATCATAATAAGACTGCATGGTTCTGTAATATATTTTGCAAAAGAGATGAAGACTAGAGTTTCGAAGATAACATACCTGATCGAAAAAAGAGCACTGCAAAAATCAGACTATATCTGTTCTGTCAGTGACTATACTGCCCAGAAGACCAAACAGATATTTAAGTTAGATAAAGAGATCACAACCATTTACAATGGTCTCAAAATACCGGATGAAAATAGATGCAAAAGAGACTTTACAAAAAACTACCTTGTAAGTTTTAGCGGTTCACTCATGCGCAAAAAAGGAGTACTGTCTCTTGCCAAAGCTTGGAACTTAGTGAAAGAAAAAATTCCAGAAGCAAGGCTGAAATTCATAGGAAAAGATACCTTAGAAGATGGTATCTTTATAAAAGAAAAAATTTACAGTTTGGTAGATAAACAATATCATGATTCACTTGAGTTTACGGGGCATGTTTCAAAAGAGTCGCTAGAAGCATTGCTTGTTGAGTCAGATTTAGCAGTTTATCCTTCTATATCAGAATCATTTGGTTTAGCACCTTTGGAGGCGATGGCTCTTAAGCTGCCTGTAATATTTTCAGAAAAAAGTGCTGGACTAGAATTGAAAGCAAAACTGCCAAATTTAATTTTGGTTGATCCATTAAATGAAACTGGTATTGCAACTAATATTCTTAAGTTACTTAACAGTGATTCTCTTGAATCAATAGGTGCACTTTGTCGTCAAGAGGTTAATGATAATTTCAATGTAGAAAAACTATTGTCTGAAAACATTAAGTTTTATGAAAGTTGTATCAATGAATTCAAATAA